One Lacunisphaera limnophila DNA window includes the following coding sequences:
- a CDS encoding sensor histidine kinase translates to MNLNTRTLGLAVLLLLLFLGAALSLQAWLSRETRQLHRQAIEETRGRLGRIIALSGLPPEKWDAYFQDELGAMVGGRVTLYPTATPPPAGPAAPGQLVFTEPVGRASGWEARVGFAVPALIRAQVQQQRILATIILLALLLALVPVLVAVLATRRSAAGDTATRTPWAATRAQATGFEQLARLSHERSTALAQEQGARQRAEEDLQVNRHLLDRSVAERVRLGRELHDNICQTLYAVCLTLESVQKKSALTPAMHDRTGQCLVELRRLNQEVRAYLQDLEPGRVNGQSFGAALAGMLGSLPAEDEARIERRLDPEAVELITSGQVAEIMNILREAVSNSLRHGRPAHIILRAARDGTTLALSVQDDGAGFSPHGHRGHGLDNMRARARTIGGALHIESDPGQGTRVILTLPTTPAA, encoded by the coding sequence ATGAACCTGAACACCCGCACTTTGGGCCTCGCTGTGCTGCTCCTGCTGCTCTTCCTGGGCGCCGCCCTGAGCCTGCAGGCGTGGTTGTCCCGGGAGACCAGGCAACTCCATCGCCAGGCCATCGAGGAGACCCGCGGTCGCCTGGGCCGGATCATCGCCCTCAGCGGTCTGCCGCCGGAAAAGTGGGATGCCTATTTTCAGGACGAGCTCGGCGCCATGGTCGGCGGCCGCGTGACACTCTACCCGACCGCCACGCCGCCGCCCGCCGGGCCCGCGGCCCCCGGTCAACTGGTGTTCACCGAACCCGTCGGTCGCGCGTCCGGGTGGGAGGCCCGGGTGGGTTTTGCCGTCCCGGCCCTCATCCGCGCGCAGGTGCAGCAACAGCGCATCCTCGCCACCATCATCCTGCTGGCCCTGCTGCTCGCCCTCGTGCCCGTACTCGTGGCCGTGCTGGCGACGCGACGCTCCGCCGCCGGCGACACCGCCACCCGCACCCCGTGGGCGGCCACCCGGGCGCAGGCCACCGGCTTTGAACAGCTTGCCCGGCTCTCCCACGAACGCTCCACCGCGCTCGCCCAGGAACAGGGCGCCCGCCAGCGCGCCGAGGAGGACCTGCAGGTCAACCGCCACCTGCTCGACCGCTCCGTGGCCGAACGCGTGCGCCTCGGCCGCGAACTGCACGACAATATCTGCCAGACTCTTTACGCCGTCTGCCTCACGCTGGAGAGCGTGCAGAAAAAATCCGCACTCACCCCCGCCATGCACGACCGCACGGGCCAGTGCCTCGTCGAGCTGCGCCGCCTCAACCAGGAAGTGCGCGCCTACCTGCAGGACCTCGAGCCCGGCCGCGTCAACGGCCAGTCCTTCGGCGCCGCGCTCGCCGGCATGCTCGGCTCCCTTCCCGCCGAGGATGAGGCCCGCATCGAGCGCCGGCTGGATCCGGAGGCCGTCGAGCTGATCACCTCCGGCCAGGTGGCCGAGATCATGAACATCCTCCGCGAGGCCGTGAGCAACAGCCTGCGCCACGGCCGGCCGGCCCACATCATCCTGCGCGCCGCCCGCGACGGCACCACCCTCGCCCTCTCCGTCCAGGACGACGGCGCGGGCTTCTCGCCCCACGGCCATCGCGGCCATGGGCTCGACAACATGCGCGCCCGGGCCAGAACCATTGGCGGTGCCCTCCACATCGAATCCGACCCCGGTCAGGGCACCCGCGTGATCCTCACCCTGCCCACCACCCCCGCCGCATGA
- the metG gene encoding methionine--tRNA ligase: MPSFYITTAIDYVNGSPHLGHAYEKVLTDVIARFRRQQGDQVHFLTGVDEHGQKVQASAKKRGIPPQQFCDEVSAEFRALLPRLNISNDDFIRTTEPRHKTVVQAVLQQLFDKGEIYKAEYQGFYSTRQEQFLQEKDRNPDGSWPELFGEVTEITESNYFFKLKHYQAWLVDFLTQKPDFIFPAYRQKQVLEFLKEPLNDLCISRPKERLEWGIPMPFDDGYVTYVWFDALLNYYSAVADKPGTWPATYHVIGKDILVPPHAVYWPIMLQAAGLPLPGGIIAHGWWMQRGAKMSKSTGNALNPLDLVTEFGTDAFRYFLIREMNVGQDSDFTREQFLVRYNSELANNLGNLVNRTLNMTTRFAGGVVPAAETTEELDLALRALWDRTRDEFIPLCEGFQFHTALERAMVFLTETNAYIEKRAPWKLGKSTDPKDQALLRTSLATMAEALRLAVALIQHVTPTTTEKINAVLGHQPGAVWADELVWGSRLTGVKVAESLVLFPRPAPPAKPATA, from the coding sequence ATGCCGTCCTTCTACATCACGACCGCCATCGACTACGTGAACGGTTCGCCCCACCTGGGCCATGCCTACGAAAAGGTGCTGACCGACGTGATCGCCCGGTTCCGGCGCCAGCAGGGGGACCAGGTCCATTTTTTGACCGGCGTGGATGAGCACGGCCAGAAAGTCCAGGCCAGCGCCAAGAAGCGCGGCATCCCGCCCCAGCAGTTCTGCGACGAGGTCAGCGCGGAGTTCCGGGCCCTCCTGCCGCGGCTCAACATCTCGAACGACGATTTCATCCGCACCACCGAGCCGCGCCACAAGACGGTCGTCCAGGCCGTGCTCCAGCAGCTGTTCGACAAGGGGGAGATCTACAAAGCCGAGTACCAGGGGTTCTATTCGACGCGCCAGGAGCAGTTCCTGCAGGAGAAGGACCGCAACCCGGATGGCAGCTGGCCCGAGCTCTTCGGCGAGGTGACCGAGATCACGGAGTCGAACTACTTTTTCAAACTGAAGCACTATCAGGCCTGGTTGGTGGATTTCCTGACCCAGAAGCCGGATTTCATTTTCCCGGCTTACCGCCAGAAGCAGGTGCTGGAATTCCTCAAGGAGCCGTTGAACGACCTGTGCATCTCGCGGCCGAAAGAGCGGCTGGAGTGGGGCATCCCGATGCCCTTCGACGACGGGTATGTCACCTACGTGTGGTTTGACGCCCTGCTCAATTATTATTCGGCGGTGGCGGACAAACCCGGCACCTGGCCGGCGACGTACCATGTCATCGGCAAGGACATCCTGGTGCCGCCCCATGCGGTCTACTGGCCGATCATGCTGCAGGCCGCCGGGCTGCCGCTGCCGGGCGGCATCATCGCCCATGGCTGGTGGATGCAGCGCGGTGCCAAAATGTCCAAGAGCACCGGCAACGCGCTCAACCCGCTGGACCTGGTCACGGAGTTCGGGACCGATGCGTTCCGTTATTTCCTGATCCGCGAGATGAACGTCGGGCAGGACAGCGATTTCACCCGCGAGCAGTTCCTGGTGCGGTACAACAGCGAATTGGCCAACAACCTCGGGAATCTGGTCAACCGCACCCTGAACATGACCACCCGCTTCGCCGGGGGCGTGGTGCCGGCGGCCGAGACCACCGAGGAACTCGACCTGGCGCTGCGGGCGCTCTGGGACCGGACGCGCGATGAGTTCATCCCCCTGTGCGAGGGCTTTCAATTTCACACCGCGCTGGAGCGGGCCATGGTCTTTCTCACCGAGACCAACGCCTACATCGAGAAGCGCGCCCCGTGGAAGCTCGGCAAGTCCACCGACCCGAAGGACCAGGCGCTGCTGCGGACCTCGCTCGCCACGATGGCCGAGGCCCTGAGGCTGGCGGTTGCGCTCATCCAGCATGTCACGCCCACGACGACCGAGAAGATCAACGCCGTGCTGGGCCACCAGCCCGGGGCGGTCTGGGCGGACGAGCTCGTTTGGGGCAGCCGGCTGACCGGCGTCAAGGTCGCCGAGTCGCTCGTGCTGTTCCCGCGGCCCGCGCCGCCGGCGAAGCCCGCCACGGCATGA
- a CDS encoding isochorismate synthase, translating into MKTPPVNPTGSATPEALRGFLAQCAAEARSVGRPQLVSISMAVDNLDPLAVLESIFEPGEPHFYAERPAAGFGVAGAEVAVEFNAAGADRFAAARAFIDRTLADTIAVGPLAEPFAGPHFFFAAGFADDAPAGGAFPALRVQVPRWQVARRGDGTIAVANVLLPGDAPVDLVTAKIWRAHGKFGAFDYSRAKQKARPSAPQRAEEIGGAEAYPMAVRQALAEIARGDYQKVVLARALRYTTAEEFHPMGVLNHLRQRYPECYSFSIANGRGQSFIGASPERLVRVAGGRMHTAALAGSAPRGETASEDAAWAQALLQSEKDLREHRLVLDSIVGRLAGLDLKLEHAAQPRLLGLANVHHLHTPISASLPAGVDILDLVARLHPTPAVGGAPQAPALAALQRLEAFPRGLYAGPQGWVDHQGGGEFFVGIRSALIDGRTATAYAGAGIVAGSEPEKEFAETDLKFNALIGALTQS; encoded by the coding sequence ATGAAGACCCCGCCCGTCAACCCGACGGGGAGTGCCACTCCGGAAGCGCTCCGGGGGTTTCTGGCGCAGTGCGCGGCCGAGGCCCGGTCCGTCGGCCGGCCGCAGCTGGTGAGCATCAGCATGGCGGTGGACAACCTCGACCCGCTGGCGGTGCTCGAGTCGATCTTTGAACCCGGGGAGCCCCATTTCTACGCCGAGCGCCCGGCGGCGGGCTTCGGGGTCGCGGGGGCGGAAGTCGCGGTCGAGTTCAACGCTGCGGGGGCGGATCGCTTCGCCGCCGCGCGCGCCTTCATCGACCGTACGCTGGCCGATACCATCGCCGTGGGGCCGCTGGCCGAGCCGTTTGCCGGGCCGCATTTTTTCTTTGCCGCCGGTTTTGCGGATGACGCGCCGGCGGGTGGGGCCTTCCCGGCCTTGCGGGTGCAGGTGCCGCGCTGGCAGGTGGCCCGACGCGGGGACGGCACTATCGCCGTCGCCAATGTGCTCTTGCCGGGCGACGCCCCCGTCGACCTGGTGACGGCGAAAATCTGGCGGGCGCATGGCAAGTTCGGCGCCTTTGATTACAGCCGGGCGAAGCAGAAAGCGCGTCCCTCCGCCCCGCAACGGGCCGAGGAAATCGGCGGCGCCGAGGCCTATCCCATGGCCGTGCGGCAGGCCCTCGCGGAGATCGCGCGCGGCGATTACCAAAAAGTCGTGTTGGCCCGCGCCCTGCGCTACACCACGGCGGAGGAATTCCACCCGATGGGCGTGCTCAACCACCTGCGGCAGCGCTACCCGGAATGTTACTCGTTCTCCATCGCCAACGGTCGCGGCCAGAGCTTCATCGGAGCCTCCCCCGAGCGGTTGGTGCGGGTGGCGGGCGGGCGGATGCACACCGCGGCGCTGGCAGGTTCGGCCCCGCGCGGGGAAACGGCCAGCGAAGATGCCGCCTGGGCACAGGCGCTGCTGCAAAGCGAGAAGGACCTCCGCGAGCACCGGCTCGTGCTGGATTCCATCGTGGGCCGGCTGGCCGGGCTGGATTTGAAACTGGAGCACGCGGCGCAGCCGCGGCTGCTTGGCCTGGCCAACGTGCACCATCTCCACACCCCGATCAGCGCCAGCCTGCCGGCGGGGGTGGACATCCTTGACCTGGTGGCGCGCCTGCATCCGACGCCGGCCGTGGGCGGGGCCCCGCAGGCGCCGGCGCTGGCCGCGCTGCAGCGGCTGGAGGCCTTTCCGCGCGGGCTCTACGCCGGGCCGCAGGGGTGGGTGGATCATCAGGGCGGCGGAGAATTTTTCGTCGGCATCCGCTCGGCGCTGATCGACGGTCGCACCGCCACCGCGTATGCGGGGGCCGGCATCGTGGCCGGGTCCGAGCCGGAGAAGGAATTTGCCGAGACCGACCTGAAGTTCAATGCTCTGATCGGGGCCCTCACCCAGTCATGA
- the menD gene encoding 2-succinyl-5-enolpyruvyl-6-hydroxy-3-cyclohexene-1-carboxylic-acid synthase, whose amino-acid sequence MKSAADPQLDYRNTNTLWCSVLVGTLVRLGLRHAVISPGSRSAPLTIALARHPEIESLAVLDERSAGFYALGLAKQHRRPVALVCTSGTAAANFLPAVVEAHESGVPLLVLTADRPPEMRDCHSGQTIDQVKLYGAYVNFQHECAVPEATVPLLRYLRQTVAHAVERTLRPAAGPVHLNCPFRDPLPPLPDNATLPRPAALQGLWEGLAPAEALEAGAGAAPAGAGRRWAERGVIIVGPNESVDGEAWADAVGRISRALGWPVLADALAPVRANATRAGAVITRYDTLLRNDRLAAELHPVQVICVGGWPTSKVLRGWLQAADPEVVLVTDRTGNEDALHLRTRVVRGPLAAWSEGFAGRTSETAWVKAWLRADARAGRALVAGVRAERGLIEPVWPGILATHLPARTPCFIASSMPVRDAEYFWPAGNRGQRLFFNRGANGIDGTLSTALGAVHGGPPGVLVTGDLSLLHDTNGFLSVPKFRGSLTIVLINNNGGGIFEHLPVAQFEPPFEEFFGTPQNIDFRKLCATYDVAHTVVRSAAHLGRLVAKLPKSGVRVLELRTERKRDAAWRKQLFARVAG is encoded by the coding sequence ATGAAATCCGCCGCCGATCCCCAACTCGACTACCGCAACACCAACACCCTCTGGTGCAGCGTGCTGGTCGGCACGCTGGTCCGGCTCGGGTTACGGCACGCGGTGATCTCACCGGGTTCGCGCTCCGCGCCCCTGACGATCGCGCTGGCCCGGCACCCGGAGATCGAGTCGCTGGCGGTGCTGGACGAGCGCTCGGCCGGTTTCTACGCCCTGGGTCTGGCCAAGCAGCATCGCCGGCCGGTGGCGCTGGTGTGCACGAGCGGCACGGCGGCGGCGAATTTCCTGCCCGCGGTGGTGGAGGCGCATGAGAGCGGCGTGCCGCTGCTCGTGCTCACGGCCGACCGGCCGCCCGAGATGCGCGACTGCCACTCCGGGCAAACGATCGACCAGGTGAAGCTCTACGGCGCCTACGTGAATTTTCAGCATGAATGCGCCGTGCCGGAGGCCACGGTGCCGCTCCTGCGCTACCTGCGGCAGACGGTGGCCCATGCCGTCGAGCGGACCCTGCGTCCCGCGGCGGGCCCGGTGCATCTGAATTGTCCGTTCCGGGATCCGCTGCCACCCTTGCCCGACAATGCGACGCTGCCGCGGCCCGCCGCGCTGCAGGGGCTGTGGGAGGGCCTGGCTCCGGCCGAGGCGCTGGAGGCGGGAGCCGGGGCCGCGCCGGCGGGGGCGGGGCGGCGCTGGGCCGAGCGGGGCGTGATCATCGTGGGGCCCAACGAGTCGGTGGACGGGGAAGCCTGGGCGGATGCCGTCGGGCGGATTTCCCGCGCGCTCGGCTGGCCGGTGCTCGCGGATGCGCTCGCGCCGGTGCGGGCCAACGCCACGCGGGCGGGCGCGGTGATTACCCGTTACGACACCCTGCTGCGCAACGACCGGCTGGCGGCCGAACTGCACCCCGTCCAGGTCATCTGCGTCGGCGGGTGGCCGACCAGCAAGGTCTTGCGCGGGTGGCTGCAAGCGGCGGATCCCGAGGTGGTGCTGGTGACGGACCGGACGGGCAACGAGGACGCCTTGCACCTGCGGACCCGCGTGGTGCGGGGCCCGCTGGCGGCCTGGAGCGAAGGTTTTGCCGGCCGGACGAGCGAGACTGCGTGGGTCAAAGCGTGGTTACGGGCGGACGCCCGGGCGGGGCGTGCGTTGGTGGCGGGCGTGCGGGCGGAGCGCGGGCTCATCGAACCCGTGTGGCCCGGCATCCTGGCGACGCACCTGCCGGCGCGCACGCCGTGTTTCATCGCCAGCTCGATGCCGGTGCGGGACGCGGAGTATTTCTGGCCGGCGGGAAACCGCGGGCAGCGTTTGTTCTTCAATCGCGGGGCGAACGGAATCGACGGCACGCTCTCAACCGCGCTGGGGGCGGTGCATGGCGGCCCGCCGGGGGTGCTGGTGACCGGGGATCTCTCCCTGTTGCACGACACGAACGGCTTTTTATCGGTCCCGAAATTCCGGGGCAGCCTGACGATCGTGCTGATCAACAACAATGGCGGCGGCATCTTCGAACACCTGCCGGTGGCGCAGTTTGAGCCGCCGTTCGAGGAGTTTTTCGGGACCCCGCAGAACATTGATTTCCGGAAGCTCTGCGCGACCTACGACGTCGCGCACACGGTGGTCCGGAGCGCGGCCCACCTTGGCCGGTTGGTGGCGAAACTGCCAAAGAGCGGGGTGCGCGTGCTGGAACTGCGCACGGAGCGCAAGCGGGACGCGGCGTGGCGGAAGCAGTTGTTCGCGCGCGTCGCCGGTTAG
- a CDS encoding ATP-binding protein — protein MRADIRSHRFISHFPAAQGAKLVKHLRLVRFPHKAVIFEEGADSDCIYLVLTGRVALTKKSPGGAPQTIAWKGPDDYFGELGVLDGSVRSTAAIADGPVQLGRLPRAPFLNILSESSWHTVLRLFSEVSENLRATNERYVGEVVRKEKITLIGEMANAMIHDFRGPFSTIKLATELIAKHNRSAGNQDLCAMILRQVDRLGGMVEEVLDFARGETRLKIRSVPLQELLLHLQEDNLESCARAGVRLVVKPTKLTLPLDPDRFQRVLQNLVTNAREALARRQGARVVLSARREGRQCLISVADNGPGIPREIREAVFEPFVSRGKPNGTGLGLAIARSVVRAHHGEIDFKSARTGTTFTIQLPLG, from the coding sequence ATGCGCGCCGACATCCGCTCCCACCGCTTCATCAGCCACTTCCCGGCGGCGCAGGGCGCCAAGCTCGTCAAGCACCTCCGCCTCGTGCGCTTCCCGCACAAGGCCGTGATCTTTGAGGAGGGCGCCGACTCCGACTGCATCTACCTCGTTCTCACCGGCCGCGTCGCCCTCACCAAGAAATCCCCGGGCGGCGCCCCCCAGACCATCGCCTGGAAAGGCCCGGATGACTACTTCGGCGAACTGGGCGTGCTGGACGGCTCCGTGCGTAGCACTGCGGCCATCGCCGACGGCCCGGTCCAGCTCGGCCGCCTGCCCCGCGCCCCGTTTCTCAACATCCTCTCGGAATCCTCCTGGCACACCGTGCTCCGCCTCTTCAGCGAGGTCAGCGAAAACCTCCGTGCCACCAACGAACGCTACGTGGGCGAGGTGGTGCGCAAGGAAAAGATCACCCTCATCGGGGAGATGGCCAACGCCATGATCCACGACTTCCGCGGGCCTTTCTCCACCATCAAGCTCGCCACCGAACTCATCGCGAAACACAACCGCTCCGCCGGCAACCAGGACCTCTGCGCCATGATCCTCCGCCAGGTGGACCGCCTCGGCGGCATGGTCGAGGAGGTCCTCGATTTCGCCCGCGGCGAGACCCGGCTCAAGATCCGGTCTGTGCCCCTGCAGGAACTGCTGCTCCACCTGCAGGAGGACAACCTCGAGTCCTGCGCCCGCGCCGGCGTCCGCCTCGTCGTCAAGCCCACCAAGCTGACGCTTCCCCTCGACCCCGACCGCTTCCAGCGCGTGCTGCAAAACCTCGTGACCAACGCCCGCGAGGCGCTGGCCCGCCGCCAGGGCGCCCGCGTCGTTCTCTCCGCGCGGCGCGAGGGCCGGCAGTGCCTGATCTCCGTCGCCGACAATGGCCCCGGCATCCCGCGCGAGATCCGCGAGGCGGTCTTCGAGCCCTTCGTCAGCCGCGGCAAGCCCAACGGCACCGGCCTGGGCCTCGCCATCGCCCGCTCCGTTGTCCGGGCCCACCACGGCGAGATCGATTTCAAGAGCGCCCGCACCGGCACCACGTTCACCATCCAGCTCCCGCTGGGCTGA
- a CDS encoding potassium transporter Kup, which produces MSTPASPTGTAAKAGLTLGALGVVFGDIGTSPLYALRECLNYLPPVERATGVLGALSLVFWAMVLVVIGKYLCFVTRADNRGEGGIFALLSLAHGDRTGKIIGGTGALSLLILVGAALLYGDGVITPAISVLGAVEGLNTFDPSLAGKVPFISAFILAGLFAVQFKGTKAIGGIFGPAMLVWFILLGGLGVWHILGAPQVVAALNPLLGTRLLFDHPSEAAALLGSVVLAITGAEALYADMGHFGRKHIARAWYFFAFPGLILNYFGQGARVLANPGDTSHTFFAMVPEGTPRLILTLVSIGAAIIASQAMITGTFSITRQAIQLGFFPRLKINYTNPDQSGQIYLPLVNTMLALGSIYVVLSFGSSEKLVAAYGIAVTGTMVVTSLAFFFVLRRQWKWAAWQAGLLCALFLVVDVPLFASNLHKFADGGWFPVIIAAGLIAVMHTWKRGKDEIFRRIYANEITEDELCNVAGSHHIVRVRGTAVFMAGNPTGTPLVLLHHVKANKVLHETVVLLSVVTEEVPSVGDAERMEVREIGHGYGVWRVIARYGYMETPDVAALMERVGAAGVPVKLNEATYYFNREMVITGGESRMFEWQKHLYSVLSRNARPVRDYYRLPPMQIIEVGLPIQL; this is translated from the coding sequence ATGAGTACACCCGCTTCCCCCACCGGCACCGCCGCCAAGGCCGGTCTCACGTTGGGCGCGCTGGGCGTGGTCTTCGGCGATATTGGCACCAGCCCGCTTTATGCTTTGCGCGAGTGCCTCAACTACTTGCCGCCGGTCGAGCGGGCCACGGGCGTGCTGGGGGCGCTGTCGCTCGTCTTCTGGGCCATGGTTCTGGTCGTCATTGGCAAGTACCTGTGCTTCGTGACCCGGGCCGACAACCGCGGCGAGGGTGGTATCTTCGCCTTGCTCTCCCTCGCCCATGGCGACCGCACGGGCAAGATCATCGGCGGCACCGGTGCGCTGAGCCTGCTCATTCTGGTGGGGGCGGCTTTGCTTTATGGCGACGGCGTCATCACCCCGGCCATCTCGGTGCTCGGCGCCGTCGAGGGCCTCAACACGTTTGATCCCAGCCTGGCGGGCAAGGTCCCGTTCATCTCCGCCTTCATCCTCGCCGGCCTGTTTGCCGTCCAATTCAAGGGCACCAAGGCGATCGGCGGCATCTTCGGACCCGCCATGCTGGTTTGGTTCATCCTCCTCGGCGGCCTGGGCGTTTGGCATATCCTCGGCGCCCCCCAGGTCGTCGCGGCCCTCAATCCCCTGCTCGGCACCCGCCTCCTCTTCGATCATCCCTCCGAGGCTGCGGCGCTGCTCGGCTCCGTCGTCCTCGCCATCACCGGCGCGGAGGCCCTTTACGCCGACATGGGCCACTTTGGTCGCAAACACATCGCGCGCGCCTGGTACTTCTTCGCCTTCCCCGGTCTGATCCTGAACTACTTCGGCCAGGGTGCCCGCGTGCTGGCCAATCCCGGCGACACTTCCCACACCTTCTTCGCCATGGTCCCGGAGGGCACGCCCCGCCTGATCCTGACCCTGGTCTCGATCGGCGCCGCCATCATCGCCAGCCAGGCCATGATCACCGGCACCTTCTCGATCACGCGCCAGGCCATCCAGCTCGGCTTCTTCCCCCGCCTGAAGATCAACTACACCAACCCCGACCAATCGGGCCAGATCTACCTGCCCCTGGTCAACACCATGCTCGCCCTCGGCTCGATCTACGTGGTGCTCTCCTTCGGCTCCAGCGAGAAGCTGGTCGCCGCCTACGGCATCGCGGTCACCGGCACCATGGTGGTCACGAGCCTGGCCTTTTTCTTCGTGCTCCGCCGCCAATGGAAATGGGCGGCGTGGCAGGCCGGCCTGCTCTGCGCGCTGTTCCTCGTGGTCGACGTGCCGTTGTTTGCCTCCAACCTGCACAAATTTGCGGACGGCGGCTGGTTCCCCGTCATCATCGCCGCCGGCCTCATCGCGGTCATGCACACCTGGAAGCGCGGCAAGGACGAGATCTTCCGCCGCATCTACGCCAACGAGATCACCGAGGACGAACTCTGCAACGTCGCCGGCTCCCACCACATCGTGCGCGTCCGCGGCACCGCCGTGTTCATGGCGGGCAACCCCACCGGCACGCCGCTGGTCCTCCTCCACCACGTCAAGGCCAACAAGGTCCTGCACGAGACCGTCGTCCTCCTCAGCGTGGTCACGGAAGAGGTGCCGTCCGTAGGCGATGCCGAACGCATGGAGGTGCGCGAAATCGGTCACGGCTACGGGGTCTGGCGCGTCATCGCGCGCTACGGCTACATGGAAACACCGGATGTCGCGGCCCTCATGGAACGCGTCGGTGCGGCCGGCGTGCCCGTCAAGCTCAACGAGGCCACCTACTACTTCAACCGCGAGATGGTGATCACCGGTGGCGAAAGCCGGATGTTCGAGTGGCAGAAACACCTCTACTCCGTCCTCAGCCGCAACGCCCGCCCTGTGCGCGACTACTACCGCCTGCCGCCCATGCAGATCATCGAGGTCGGCTTGCCCATCCAGCTGTAG
- the menB gene encoding 1,4-dihydroxy-2-naphthoyl-CoA synthase, whose product MATSWKTVKKYTDIQYHKSGGIARITINRPEKRNAFRPQTVVEMHEALLDAREDQKIGVVLLTGAGPAKDGKYAFCAGGDQSVRGHGGYIDGDGVPRLNILDVQKLIRSMPKIVIALVAGYAIGGGHVLHVICDLTIAADNGVFGQVGPKMGSFDGGFGSSYLARLVGQKKAREIWYLCRHYSAAEALEMGLVNKVVPVAQLEAEGVAWANDILQRSPLAIRCLKSAFNAELDGQSGIQELSGNATMLYYMTEEAKEFSSAQREKRKPNAQKFPWLP is encoded by the coding sequence ATGGCTACCTCTTGGAAGACCGTTAAAAAATACACCGACATCCAGTATCACAAGTCCGGGGGCATAGCCCGGATCACCATCAACCGGCCGGAGAAGCGCAACGCGTTCCGGCCGCAGACGGTGGTGGAAATGCATGAGGCCCTGCTCGACGCCCGGGAAGACCAGAAGATCGGGGTGGTCCTGCTGACCGGCGCCGGTCCGGCGAAGGACGGGAAATATGCCTTTTGTGCGGGCGGGGACCAGTCGGTCCGGGGGCATGGGGGCTATATCGACGGGGACGGCGTGCCGCGGCTCAACATTCTTGATGTCCAGAAGCTGATCCGGTCGATGCCGAAGATCGTGATCGCGCTCGTGGCCGGTTATGCAATCGGTGGCGGCCATGTGCTGCATGTGATTTGTGACCTGACGATCGCAGCCGACAACGGCGTCTTCGGGCAGGTCGGCCCGAAGATGGGAAGTTTTGACGGTGGTTTCGGCTCGAGCTACCTGGCGCGACTGGTCGGGCAGAAGAAGGCGCGCGAGATCTGGTACCTGTGCCGGCACTACAGCGCCGCCGAGGCGCTCGAAATGGGGCTGGTCAACAAGGTCGTGCCGGTGGCGCAACTCGAGGCCGAGGGCGTGGCGTGGGCGAACGACATCCTGCAGCGCAGCCCGCTCGCGATCCGTTGCCTCAAGTCGGCCTTCAATGCCGAGCTCGATGGTCAGAGCGGCATCCAGGAGCTCTCGGGCAACGCCACCATGCTTTACTACATGACGGAAGAGGCGAAGGAGTTCAGCTCGGCCCAACGCGAGAAGCGGAAGCCGAACGCGCAAAAATTTCCGTGGCTGCCCTGA
- a CDS encoding YqjF family protein encodes MAALISGTANPALAQTGHRPWPMPEEPWTWQQAWLDLLFIHYEVDAGELRKLLPAGIELDLHAGKAWLGVVPFRMAGVTKRGWPAPPWLCDFAEINVRTYVRHGGKAGVWFLSLDVVNPLVAAFARTFFHLPYFSAQIRLKREGGAVHYAACRGVRRFAAVYEGGASAPSEAGSFAHWATERYCLYSADRAGRLYRGEVQHPQWPLQVARWELREDTMAPLPVGPRHPEVYYSPGVDVVVWPLRPIN; translated from the coding sequence GTGGCTGCCCTGATTTCCGGGACGGCTAATCCGGCGCTGGCGCAGACCGGGCACCGCCCGTGGCCCATGCCGGAGGAGCCGTGGACCTGGCAGCAGGCCTGGCTGGATCTGCTCTTCATCCATTACGAGGTGGATGCCGGTGAGCTGAGAAAGTTGCTGCCCGCCGGGATCGAACTCGATCTCCATGCCGGCAAGGCCTGGCTGGGCGTCGTCCCTTTTCGGATGGCGGGGGTGACCAAACGCGGCTGGCCGGCGCCGCCGTGGTTGTGTGACTTCGCCGAAATCAATGTCCGCACCTACGTGCGCCACGGCGGGAAGGCTGGCGTCTGGTTTTTGAGCCTGGATGTGGTTAATCCGCTGGTGGCGGCCTTTGCGCGGACGTTCTTTCATCTCCCGTATTTCAGCGCGCAGATCAGGCTGAAGCGTGAGGGCGGGGCCGTGCACTATGCCGCCTGCCGCGGGGTCCGGCGATTTGCGGCCGTGTACGAGGGAGGGGCAAGTGCGCCCAGTGAGGCCGGATCATTCGCCCACTGGGCGACGGAGCGTTATTGTCTCTACAGTGCCGACCGGGCGGGGCGGTTGTATCGGGGGGAAGTGCAGCATCCCCAATGGCCGCTGCAGGTGGCCCGTTGGGAGCTGCGCGAGGATACCATGGCGCCGCTGCCGGTGGGGCCCAGGCATCCCGAGGTCTATTACTCGCCCGGGGTCGATGTCGTGGTCTGGCCGTTGCGGCCGATCAACTGA